A DNA window from Methylobacterium sp. NMS14P contains the following coding sequences:
- a CDS encoding pyridoxine 5'-phosphate synthase, which translates to MTSENLRLGVNIDHVATVRNARGGDYPDPVRAALLAVEAGADGITAHLREDRRHIRDTDIAALKRGLSVPLNFEMAATDEMVAIALATRPHAACLVPEKREERTTEGGLDIVGGRAHLAPRIRALAEAGIRVSLFVEPEPAVMDAARALGAPVVELHTGSYCEAALEDDDARTAHELARIRRAAEHGAGLGLEIHAGHGLTLGSVGAVAALPQIRELNIGHSLIADAIFVGLDRAVRDMRAAMDRARQP; encoded by the coding sequence ATGACCTCCGAGAACCTGCGCCTGGGCGTCAACATCGATCACGTCGCGACCGTCCGCAACGCCCGCGGCGGCGACTACCCGGACCCGGTGCGGGCGGCCCTCCTCGCCGTCGAGGCGGGCGCCGACGGGATCACCGCGCATCTCCGCGAGGACCGGCGCCACATCCGCGACACCGACATCGCGGCGCTCAAGCGCGGCCTGTCCGTGCCGCTCAATTTCGAGATGGCCGCCACCGACGAGATGGTGGCGATCGCGCTGGCCACCCGCCCGCACGCCGCCTGCCTCGTCCCGGAGAAGCGCGAGGAGCGCACCACCGAGGGCGGCCTCGACATCGTCGGCGGCCGCGCGCACCTGGCGCCGCGCATCCGCGCCCTCGCGGAGGCCGGCATCCGCGTCTCGCTGTTCGTCGAGCCCGAGCCCGCCGTCATGGACGCCGCCCGCGCCCTCGGGGCGCCCGTGGTCGAGCTGCACACCGGCAGCTACTGCGAGGCGGCGCTGGAGGACGACGACGCCCGGACCGCGCACGAGCTCGCCCGCATCCGGCGCGCGGCGGAGCACGGGGCCGGCCTCGGCCTCGAGATCCACGCGGGCCACGGGCTGACCCTGGGCAGCGTCGGGGCGGTGGCGGCCCTGCCGCAGATCCGGGAGCTGAACATCGGCCACTCGCTGATCGCCGACGCGATCTTCGTGGGGCTCGACCGGGCGG
- the dxs gene encoding 1-deoxy-D-xylulose-5-phosphate synthase — MRALALSPEQLALLDRVPSPSALRRLPESDLQAVADAVRAEMIDAVSITGGHLGSGLGVVELTVALHHVFDTPDDRIVWDVGHQCYPHKILTERRDRIRTLRQGGGLSGFTKRSESVYDPFGAAHSSTSISAALGMAVARDLDNATAKQKNRPLKRRNAIAVIGDGSMSAGMAYEALNNAGALHSRLIVILNDNDMSIAPPVGAMSAYLARLASGGAYQSLRETAKQLGKLLPKALYQRAAAAEEYARSLVVGGGTMFEEMGFHYVGPVDGHNLDHLLPVLKNVRDAEHGPILLHVVTQKGKGYAPAEASADRYHGVVKFDVVSGVQAKAKPNAPAYTRVFGESLIKAADADDKVVAITAAMPGGTGIDLFGKAHPDKTFDVGIAEQHAVTFAGGLATEGYRPFVAIYSTFLQRAYDQVVHDVALQNLPVRFCLDRAGLVGADGATHAGAFDLAYLCCLPNMTVMAASDEAELVHMVATAHAHDTGPIALRYPRGEGVGVELPERGEALAIGKGRVVRRDAEARVALLSLGTRLSEALKAADTLAEQGVAVTVADARFAKPLDEALILDLARDHEVLLTIEEGSRGGFGAMVLHLLAERGALDAGGVRVRTLTLPDSYQDHDSPEKMYAEAGLDAKTIVRTALDTLPERKDSRSRLRLA; from the coding sequence ATGCGAGCATTGGCACTCTCCCCTGAGCAATTGGCGTTGCTGGACCGCGTTCCGTCTCCTTCGGCGCTGCGGCGTCTTCCGGAGTCGGATCTTCAGGCTGTGGCGGACGCGGTGCGCGCCGAGATGATCGACGCGGTCTCGATCACCGGCGGCCATCTCGGCTCGGGGCTCGGCGTGGTCGAGCTGACGGTGGCGCTGCACCACGTGTTCGACACCCCCGACGACCGCATCGTCTGGGACGTCGGCCACCAGTGCTACCCGCACAAGATCCTCACCGAGCGCCGCGACCGCATCCGCACGCTGCGCCAGGGCGGCGGCCTGTCGGGCTTCACCAAGCGGAGCGAGAGCGTCTACGACCCCTTCGGCGCCGCCCACTCCTCCACGTCGATCTCGGCAGCCCTCGGCATGGCGGTCGCCCGCGACCTCGACAACGCCACCGCCAAGCAGAAGAACCGCCCGCTCAAGCGCCGCAACGCCATCGCGGTCATCGGCGACGGCTCGATGTCGGCCGGCATGGCCTACGAGGCCCTCAACAACGCCGGCGCCCTGCACTCGCGCCTGATCGTCATCCTCAACGACAACGACATGTCGATCGCGCCCCCCGTCGGCGCCATGTCGGCCTACCTCGCGCGCCTCGCCTCGGGCGGCGCCTACCAGTCCCTGCGCGAGACCGCCAAGCAGCTCGGCAAGCTCCTGCCCAAGGCGCTCTACCAGCGCGCCGCCGCGGCCGAGGAGTACGCCCGCTCGCTGGTGGTCGGCGGCGGCACCATGTTCGAGGAGATGGGCTTCCACTACGTCGGCCCGGTCGACGGGCACAACCTCGACCACCTGCTGCCGGTACTCAAGAACGTCCGCGACGCCGAGCACGGCCCGATCCTGCTCCACGTCGTCACCCAGAAGGGCAAGGGCTACGCGCCGGCCGAGGCCAGCGCCGACCGCTACCACGGCGTGGTCAAGTTCGACGTGGTCTCGGGCGTCCAGGCCAAGGCCAAGCCGAACGCGCCGGCCTACACGCGGGTGTTCGGCGAGAGCCTGATCAAGGCGGCCGACGCCGACGACAAGGTCGTGGCGATCACCGCGGCGATGCCGGGGGGCACCGGCATCGACCTGTTCGGCAAGGCGCACCCGGACAAGACCTTCGACGTCGGCATCGCCGAGCAGCACGCGGTGACGTTCGCGGGCGGCCTGGCGACCGAGGGCTACCGGCCGTTCGTGGCGATCTACTCGACCTTCCTGCAGCGGGCCTACGACCAGGTCGTGCACGACGTGGCGCTGCAGAACCTGCCCGTGCGGTTCTGCCTGGACCGGGCGGGCCTGGTCGGCGCCGACGGGGCGACGCACGCGGGCGCGTTCGACCTGGCCTACCTGTGCTGCCTGCCGAACATGACCGTGATGGCGGCCTCCGACGAGGCCGAGCTGGTGCACATGGTGGCGACGGCGCACGCGCACGACACGGGCCCGATCGCGCTGCGCTACCCGCGCGGCGAGGGTGTCGGCGTCGAGCTTCCGGAGCGGGGCGAGGCGCTGGCGATCGGCAAGGGCCGGGTGGTGCGGCGGGACGCGGAGGCGCGGGTGGCGCTCCTGTCGCTCGGCACGCGTCTGTCGGAGGCCTTGAAGGCGGCCGACACGCTGGCGGAGCAGGGCGTGGCGGTGACGGTGGCGGACGCGCGGTTCGCCAAGCCGCTGGACGAGGCGCTGATCCTGGATCTGGCGCGCGACCACGAGGTTCTGCTGACGATCGAGGAGGGCTCGCGGGGCGGGTTCGGCGCGATGGTGCTGCACCTGCTGGCGGAGCGGGGCGCTCTGGACGCGGGCGGCGTGCGGGTGCGGACGCTGACGCTGCCGGACAGCTACCAGGACCACGACAGCCCCGAGAAGATGTACGCCGAGGCCGGACTCGACGCCAAGACCATCGTCAGGACCGCCCTCGACACGTTGCCCGAGCGGAAGGACAGCCGGTCGCGCCTGCGGCTCGCCTGA
- a CDS encoding DNA/RNA non-specific endonuclease, with translation MLVMRAPGRVAAALALALGAVPARAQDACPGLFADGRTPVLTNPKLAVRAVPLCFEAFAVLHSGVTRTPLYAAEHLTRASVASARAVARDDAFHEETRLPEDQRASLEDYVRSGFDRGHLAPAGDMPTLTSQAESFSLANIVPQNRVLNRGLWADIEESTRRLATRRGALFVVTGVIFAGDAVQQIKGGVLVPTQLFKAVYDPSRGEAGAYLARNDDSKDWRALSIDDLRQESGIDVFPGLPPAARATAMSLPDPHASARSDERRPRHEQTWQDWLERELTRALRKLVRDFLRTFF, from the coding sequence ATGCTGGTGATGCGCGCTCCGGGACGCGTCGCCGCGGCCCTGGCCCTCGCGCTGGGCGCGGTCCCGGCCCGGGCCCAGGATGCGTGTCCGGGCCTGTTCGCCGACGGGCGGACGCCCGTCCTCACGAATCCGAAGCTCGCCGTCCGCGCGGTCCCGCTGTGCTTCGAGGCCTTCGCGGTCCTGCATTCCGGCGTGACGCGCACGCCGCTCTACGCCGCCGAGCACCTCACCCGGGCCAGCGTCGCGTCGGCCCGGGCGGTGGCCCGCGACGACGCCTTCCACGAGGAGACGCGCCTCCCCGAGGATCAGCGCGCCTCGCTGGAGGATTACGTCCGCAGCGGTTTCGACCGGGGCCATCTCGCCCCGGCCGGGGACATGCCGACGCTCACTTCGCAGGCCGAGTCGTTCAGCCTGGCCAACATCGTGCCGCAGAACCGGGTCCTGAACCGGGGGCTCTGGGCGGATATCGAGGAGAGCACCCGGCGCCTGGCCACCCGCCGCGGCGCGCTGTTCGTCGTCACGGGGGTGATCTTCGCGGGCGACGCGGTGCAGCAGATCAAGGGCGGCGTGCTCGTCCCGACCCAGCTGTTCAAGGCGGTGTACGACCCGTCCCGCGGCGAGGCGGGCGCCTACCTCGCGCGGAACGACGATTCGAAGGACTGGCGCGCCCTGTCGATCGACGATCTCCGCCAGGAATCCGGCATCGACGTCTTCCCCGGCCTGCCGCCCGCGGCGCGGGCGACCGCGATGAGCCTGCCCGACCCCCATGCCTCCGCCCGCTCGGACGAGCGCCGGCCCCGGCACGAGCAGACCTGGCAGGACTGGCTCGAGCGCGAACTCACCCGCGCCCTGCGCAAGCTCGTCCGCGACTTCCTGCGCACGTTCTTCTGA
- the ettA gene encoding energy-dependent translational throttle protein EttA: protein MAREFIYHMRGLTKAYTGGKKVLDSVNLSFYPDAKIGVLGINGSGKSTLLKIMAGIDKEFTGDGWVAQGARVGYLPQEPQLDPNKSVRENVMEGVAEKQAMLDRYNELAMNYSEETADEMTELQDRIESLGLWELDSKVDQAMEALGCPSDEQPVATLSGGERRRIALCRLLLWEPELLLLDEPTNHLDAETVNWLEGHLRQYPGAILIVTHDRYFLDNVTSWILELDRGKGIPYEGNYSAWLVQKQKRLEQEGREDMVRQRSIAREQEWIAASPKARQSKSKARITRYEELVAKQAQKVDASAQIVIPIDERLGNNVIEFEHLSKAFGDRLLIEDLSFKLPPGGIVGVIGPNGAGKTTLFKMITGQEKPDSGKIDVGETVKLGYVDQSRDALDPNATVWQEVSGGNDIIYFNKREINSRAYCAAFAFKGPDQQKKVGTLSGGERNRVHLARTLKGGANVLLLDEPTNDLDMETLRALEDALEDYAGCAVIISHDRWFLNRIATHILAFEGDSHVEWFEGNFSDYEADKVRRLGADSIMPKKIKYKRFSR, encoded by the coding sequence ATGGCTCGCGAATTCATCTACCACATGCGGGGCCTGACCAAGGCCTATACCGGCGGCAAGAAGGTCCTGGATAGCGTCAACCTGTCCTTCTACCCGGACGCCAAGATCGGTGTGCTGGGCATCAACGGGTCCGGCAAGTCGACGCTGCTCAAGATCATGGCGGGGATCGACAAGGAGTTCACCGGCGACGGCTGGGTCGCGCAGGGCGCGCGCGTCGGCTACCTGCCGCAGGAGCCCCAGCTCGACCCGAACAAGTCCGTCCGCGAGAACGTGATGGAGGGCGTCGCCGAGAAGCAGGCCATGCTCGACCGCTACAACGAGCTCGCCATGAACTACTCGGAGGAGACCGCCGACGAGATGACCGAGCTCCAGGACCGGATCGAGTCGCTGGGTCTCTGGGAACTCGACTCGAAGGTCGATCAGGCCATGGAGGCCCTGGGCTGCCCGAGCGACGAGCAGCCGGTCGCCACCCTCTCGGGCGGCGAGCGCCGCCGCATCGCGCTGTGCCGCCTGCTCCTGTGGGAGCCGGAGCTGCTGCTCCTCGACGAGCCGACCAACCACCTCGACGCCGAGACGGTGAACTGGCTGGAGGGTCACCTGCGCCAGTACCCGGGCGCGATCCTGATCGTGACCCACGACCGCTACTTCCTCGACAACGTGACGAGCTGGATCCTGGAACTCGATCGCGGCAAGGGCATCCCGTACGAGGGCAACTACTCGGCGTGGCTGGTGCAGAAGCAGAAGCGCCTGGAGCAGGAGGGCCGCGAGGACATGGTCCGGCAGCGCTCCATCGCCCGCGAGCAGGAGTGGATCGCCGCCTCCCCGAAGGCGCGCCAGTCCAAGTCGAAGGCGCGCATCACCCGCTACGAGGAGCTGGTCGCCAAGCAGGCGCAGAAGGTCGACGCCTCCGCGCAGATCGTCATCCCGATCGACGAGCGGCTCGGCAACAACGTCATCGAGTTCGAGCATCTCAGCAAGGCGTTCGGCGACCGGCTGCTGATCGAGGACCTGTCGTTCAAGCTGCCCCCGGGCGGCATCGTCGGTGTGATCGGCCCGAATGGGGCCGGCAAGACCACGCTGTTCAAGATGATCACCGGCCAGGAGAAGCCCGACAGCGGCAAGATCGACGTCGGCGAGACGGTGAAGCTCGGCTACGTCGACCAGTCGCGCGACGCCCTCGACCCGAACGCGACGGTCTGGCAGGAGGTCTCGGGCGGCAACGACATCATCTACTTCAACAAGCGCGAGATCAATTCGCGCGCCTACTGCGCGGCCTTCGCCTTCAAGGGACCCGACCAGCAGAAGAAGGTCGGCACCCTCTCGGGCGGTGAGCGCAACCGGGTGCACCTCGCCCGGACCCTGAAGGGCGGCGCCAACGTGCTGCTCCTCGACGAGCCGACCAACGACCTCGACATGGAGACCCTGCGCGCCCTCGAGGACGCGCTGGAGGATTACGCCGGCTGCGCGGTCATCATCAGCCACGATCGCTGGTTCCTGAACCGCATCGCGACGCACATCCTGGCCTTCGAGGGCGACAGCCACGTCGAGTGGTTCGAGGGCAACTTCTCCGACTACGAGGCCGACAAGGTGCGCCGGCTCGGGGCGGATTCGATCATGCCGAAGAAGATCAAGTACAAGCGGTTCTCGCGCTGA
- a CDS encoding NAD-dependent epimerase/dehydratase family protein has product MRVLVTGAADYLGRRLLEALRRDLPPGSRILGLDRSPPPPLDGVTLKAVDPFDAGDLAETVAAFDPTCVFHLAALASVAQSSETPSYAWRAELLGTLNLAEAVARTRAALVFLSSTVVYGEVFRTCARPDESVTPRPDTISGRTKNACEYILRDVLANARVKHLVLRPSNYIGAGQSETFVVASFAGQIARIERGLAPPSLEVGDLSAGRDFFDVADFTAACLRVIARIDDLPDGGIFNVGSGVVTPVSEILETLRGLTDARFDLRVAPGRVRPAGVRSEGCDPAAFATATGWAPAVPLARSLSTILAGARARLG; this is encoded by the coding sequence ATGCGCGTCCTCGTCACCGGAGCGGCAGACTATCTCGGCCGTCGCCTCCTCGAGGCGCTGCGGCGGGACCTGCCGCCGGGCAGTCGCATCCTCGGCCTCGACCGGAGCCCGCCACCGCCCCTCGACGGCGTGACGCTGAAGGCCGTGGACCCGTTCGACGCGGGCGACCTCGCCGAGACGGTCGCGGCCTTCGATCCGACCTGCGTGTTCCACCTCGCGGCCCTGGCCTCGGTGGCCCAGTCGAGCGAGACGCCGTCCTACGCGTGGCGGGCGGAACTGCTCGGCACCCTCAACCTCGCCGAGGCGGTGGCGCGGACCCGCGCGGCCCTGGTGTTCCTCAGCTCGACCGTCGTCTACGGCGAGGTGTTCCGCACGTGCGCCCGGCCCGACGAGAGCGTCACGCCGCGCCCCGACACGATCTCCGGCCGGACCAAGAACGCCTGCGAGTACATCCTCCGCGACGTGCTGGCGAATGCCCGGGTCAAGCATCTCGTGCTGCGGCCCTCGAACTATATCGGAGCCGGGCAGAGCGAGACCTTCGTGGTCGCGTCCTTCGCGGGTCAGATCGCCCGCATCGAGCGGGGACTGGCGCCCCCGAGCCTGGAGGTCGGCGACCTCTCGGCGGGGCGCGACTTCTTCGACGTGGCCGACTTCACCGCGGCGTGCCTGCGCGTGATCGCGCGGATCGACGACCTGCCGGACGGCGGCATCTTCAACGTGGGATCGGGTGTCGTCACCCCGGTCTCCGAGATCCTGGAGACGCTGCGCGGCCTGACCGACGCGCGGTTCGACCTGCGCGTCGCGCCCGGACGGGTCCGCCCGGCGGGCGTGCGCAGCGAGGGCTGCGACCCCGCGGCCTTCGCGACCGCCACCGGGTGGGCCCCCGCCGTCCCGCTCGCGCGGAGCCTGTCGACGATCCTGGCTGGGGCGCGGGCGCGGCTCGGGTGA